The following DNA comes from Buttiauxella agrestis.
TGGTCCCTTTCTGGATGGATATGTACTGGTGATTATCGGTGTGGCGTTGCATCAGCTGACGCCAATATTAAAACTCGATGCGCAATGGATTGGCCTGCTCGGGGCAGGAACGCTGGCGGGGCTATTTATTGGCACCTCACTGTTTGGCTATATTTCCGACCGCGTTGGGCGACGCAAAATGTTCCTGGTCGATATTGCCGCCATCGGGCTTATTTCCATCGCCACCATGTTTGTTTCCACCCCCGTTGAGCTTCTGGTGATGCGGGTCTTAATTGGTATTGTCATCGGTGCCGATTACCCCATTGCCACCTCGATGATTACCGAGTTCTCAAGTACCCGCCAGCGGGCTTTCGCGGTCGGGTTTATTGCCGCGATGTGGTATGTCGGGGCGACATGCGCCAACCTGGTTGGGTTCTGGCTTTATGACATGGTAGACGGCTGGCGATGGATGCTGGGCAGCGCCTTTATTCCGTGTCTGATCATTCTGATTGGCCGTTTTGATCTCCCCGAATCCCCGCGCTGGCTGTTGCGTAAAGGGCGGGTCAAAGAGTGCGAGCAGATGATGCTCAAACTGTTCGGTGAACCGCTGGTGTTTGATGACGAACCACAGCGGGAAACGCGTTTCCTCCAGTTGTTTAATAAGCGGCATTTTCCGTTTGTCCTGTTTGTAGCCGTGATCTGGACCTGTCAGGTGATTCCGATGTTCGCGATTTACACCTTTGGCCCGCAAATCGTCGGCCTGTTGGGTTGGGATCAAGGGAAAAATGCAGCTTTAGGGAATGTGGTGATCAGTCTGTTCTTTATGCTGGGCTGCATTCCCGCCATGTACTGGCTCAATTCGCTGGGACGTCGCCCGCTGCTGATCGGCAGTTTTGCGATGATGACCGGGGCGCTGGCGATTCTGGGGTGGGTGGATCATATGCAGATAAGCCTGGTGGTTATCGCCTTTGCTGTGTATGCCTTTTTCTCCGGTGGGCCGGGGATTTTACAGTGGCTGTATCCCAATGAACTTTTCCCCACGGATATTCGCGCCTCAGCGGTCGGGGTGATTATGTCTATTAGCCGGATTGGCACAGTAATTTCGACGTGGGCTTTACCGGTATTTATTGCCCGTTATGGAATAAGCACGGTGATGTTGATGGGTGCCTTTATTTCACTGGTTGGGCTGGCTGTTTCTATTTTATTTGCCCCCGAAACCAAAGGGCTCACTTTAAATGAGACGGGAAAGATATCGCTGGCAATAAAATCCCCTTTGAAATGAGAAGACTTTTTTTTGCTGACTCGATTTTCTTCATATTCTTGAACGGAACTATTTATGTTTCCTCTTGAAATTGATGCGCATCAATAAACGCACTCATGAATCGACGTCTATTTAGGCGCTTAGATTGCATTAAGACAAGTTTTTATAAAAGGTAAGAAAAGAATGGATCGTCCGTTAATTTTGCCTGAAGGCGTGAGTCGTCGTGATTTTATGAAGTTGTGCGCTGCATTGGCCGCGACCATGGGGTTAAGTCAAAAGGCAGCGGCGGAGATGACGGCTGCCGTCGTTTCCGCCGAGCGCCCTCCGGTTATCTGGATTGGAGCGCAGGAATGTACCGGTTGTACTGAATCATTATTACGTTCCACCCATCCCACCCTTGAGAATTTGCTGCTTAATGTGATTTCCCTTGAGTACCACGAGGTGCTTTCGGCGGCGTTCGGCCACCAGGCAGAAGAGAACAAACAGCGGGCGACGGAACGCTATAAAGGGCGTTACGTGCTGGTCGTCGATGGTTCGATTCCCCTCAAAGACGGTGGGATCTACTGCATGGTGGCGGGGAAACCGATTGTGGAGCATATCCGCGAAGTGGCAGAGCATGCGGCGGCGGTAATTGCCATCGGTTCCTGTGCGGCCTGGGGCGGTGTTGCGGCAAGCGGCGTTAATCCTACCGGGGCAGTCAGTCTACAAGAGGTTTTGCCCGGTAAGACGGTGATTAATATCCCGGGCTGCCCGCCAAATCCGCATAACTTTTTGGCGACCGTGGCGCACATCATTACTTACCAGCGCCCTCCGGCACTCGATACCAATAACCGACCTCAATTTGCCTACGGAAGGCTGATCCACGAAAACTGCGAGCGCCGCCCACACTTTGATGCCGGGCGCTTTGCCAAACAGTTTGGCGACGAAGGCCACAGACAGGGATGGTGTCTTTATCACCTCGGCTGCAAAGGGCCGGAAACCTGGGGCAATTGTTCAACACTGGAGTTTTGCGACATCGGCGGCGGTATTTGGCCGGTGGGAATTGGCCACCCTTGCTACGGCTGCAATGAAAAGGGGGTCGGCTTCACCAAAGGTATCTCTCAGTTGGCGAATGTTGAAAACCCTACGCCGCGCAGTGCAAAACCTGAAATCACCAGTCAGGAGGGGGGAAATATCAGCCTGACATCGGTGGGGCTGCTGGGCGGCGTGGTCGGGCTGGTCGCGGGCGTCAGTCTGATGACGGTGAAAGAACTGGGGCGGCAGCGCAAGGATCGTCAGGATCCACCCGAGGGGGAGTGAGCCGTGAACAGACGCAATTTTTTAAAACTCGCCTCCGCAGGTGCGTTGCTCGCCGGTGGGACTTCTTCGGCACAGGCCGCGGCAGAAAATAAGCCGCCAATCCCTGGCGCGTTGGGGATGCTTTATGACTCCACGCTGTGCATCGGCTGCCAGGCGTGCGTCAGCGAATGCCAGCGCGTCAATCATACTGATGCACCGCACGGCGACACCTACGCTTATGCGGGAACTGAACCCACCTGGTCGAACAATGACAAACTCAGCCCCTACACCAACAACATTATTCAGGTATGGCGTAACGGCAAAGGCGAACACAAAGATCGGTTAGCCGACGGTTATGCCTATATCAAAAAACAGTGCATGCACTGTGTGGACCCCAACTGCGTTTCAGTCTGCCCGGTGCAGGCGATGCGCAAAGATCCCAAAACCGGCATTGTCCATTACAACCCCGACGTCTGCACCGGCTGCCGTTACTGCATGGTCGGCTGCCCGTTCAATGTGCCGAAATACGATTACGACAACCCGTTCGGCAAAATTCATAAATGCGAACTGTGCAATCAAAAGGGCGTTGAACGCCTGGATAAAGGTGAGCTTCCTGGTTGCGTTGCGGTGTGTCCTACCGGGGCGGTGATTTTCGGCACCCGTGAAGAACTGCTGGATGAAGCGAAACGCCGACTCAACGGCAAAGCCGGTGAAAACACCCGCTATCCGCGCCAGACGATTGCGCATGACAGCTACGAACATCCCATCGCCCATTACCAGCCGCATATCTACGGCGAAAAAGAGGGTGGCGGTACTCAGGTTTTGGTGCTGGCGGGCGTGCCTTTCGACAAGCTGGGCTTGCCTGCGCTGGCGGATTTGTCTACCGGGGCGCGTTCGGAACATGTCCAGCACTCCCTGTACAAAGGCATGGTACTGCCGTTTGCCGCGCTGGCGGGGATCACTTTTATGGTGCAGCGCAATATGCGCAATGAGCAGCGCAAGGACAAAGAGGATCAAGACGATGAGTAACACGAAGCCTCTTGGCGGGCGGTTGGTGAGCTGGCCGGTGATGCTGCTGGCTCCTTTTGCCGTCCTTTGCCTGCTGCTGATCGTCAAACGTCTGGTCTTTGGACTGGGGAATGTCTCTGATTTAAACGGTGGTTATCCGTGGGGGATCTGGATTGCCTTTGACCTGCTGGTGGGCACCGGCCTGGCCTGCGGTGGCTGGGCGCTCGCCTGGGCGGTGTATGTCTTCAACCGTGGTCAATATCACCCGCTGGTGCGCCCGGCGCTATTAGCCAGTTTGTTCGGCTATTCCCTCGGCGGTTTGTCTATCACGATTGACGTCGGGCGTTACTGGAACCTGCCGTATTTCTATATCCCCGGCCATTTCAACACCAACTCAGTGCTGTTTGAAACTGCCGTCTGCATGACGATTTACATCGGCATTGTGACGCTGGAATTTGCCCCGGCGTTGTTGGAACGCCTCGGCTGGAAGAAACCGCTGCGCTTGCTGAATAAAGCGATGTTTTTGATTATCGCGCTGGGTGCGTTGCTGCCGTCGATGCACCAGTCGTCGATGGGATCGCTGATGATTGCCGCAGGCTACAAGGTGCATCCGCTGTGGCAAAGCTATGAACTGCTACCGGTATTTTCGCTGCTGACCGCCGCCATTCTTGGCTTTTCGATTGTGATTTTCGAAGGCTCGCTGGTGCAGGCTGGGCTGCGGGGAAGAGGAGTGAACGAGACGCCGCTGTTTACCCGCCTGACGCGGCTCACTGAGATCTTCTTGCTGTTGTTTATCGTTTTACGCGTAGGCGAAATCATCGTGCGCCAAAAAACAGCGTATCTGTGGCATCTCGACCGTTTTGCGTTGTCGTTCTGGGCCGAAATGGCACTGATGCTCTTCCCGCTGGTGATTTTCCGCTGGAAGCGCAACCGCAAAGATCCGCGTCTGCTGTTTCTCGGGGCTTTAAGCATGGTGTGCGGCGCGGCCTTCTGGCGGCTGAATTACGCGCTGCTGGCTTACAACCCAGGTAACGGTTACGCCTATTTCCCGACCGCCAGCGAATTGCTGATCTCCATCGGCTTTGTCGCCATTGAAGTGTGTGCCTACATTTTGCTCATCAGACTTTTACCTGTCCTGCCAGAGCAACACCGTCATAGCGAAAATAACGAAACTAAAAATTCAGGGGAAGTTCATGAGCCAACGCATCACCATTGATCCTGTCACGCGCATTGAGGGACATCTGCGCATCGACTGTGAAATTGAAGAGGGGAAAGTCGTTAAGGCCTGGTCTTCCGGGACGATGTGGCGCGGCATGGAAGAGATTGTCAAAGGCAACGACCCACGCGATGCCTGGATGATCGTCCAGCGTATTTGCGGGGTTTGCACCACCATTCACGGGCTGGCCTCGGTGCGCGCGGTGGAAAATGCCCTGAGGATGGAAGTGCCGGTCAACGCGCAATACATTCGCAATATCATTTCAGCGGCCCACAGCATTCACGACCATATCGTGCATTTCTATCAGCTTTCGGCGCTGGATTGGGTTGATGTCACCTCCGCACTTAAGGCCGATCCGCAGAAAGCCGCAGATATGTTACGCGGTTTGTCCCAATGGCCGCTGAACAGCGCAGCCGAGTTTCTTGCGGTGCAGAACAAAATCAAAGCGCTGGTAGATAGCGGGCAACTGGGCATTTTTGCCAACGGTTACTGGGGGCATCCGGCGATGACACTGCCGCCGGAAGTGAATCTGATTGCTGTGGCGCACTATTTACAGGCGCTGGAGTGCCAACGTGACGCGAACCGCATTGTCGCGGTGCTCGGCGGCAAGACGCCGCATATCCAGAACCTGGCCGTGGGCGGCGTGGCGAACCCGATAAATCTGGACTCCCCAGGCGTGCTAAACCTTGAACGCCTGATGTACCTGAAAAGCTTTATCGACAAACTGGGGGATTTTATCGAGCAGGTTTATCTGGTCGATACTGCGATTATCGCCGCGCATTATCCGCAGTGGCTGACGATGGGTAAGGGCGCGGATTGCTATCTCTGTGTCCCTGAATTGCCAGTCGATCGTAAAAGTGAGCACTATCTGCTGCCGGGCGGTTATCTGGAAAACGGCAAATTCCGGCCGATTGCCACGCAACAGGATGCGTATCTACAACAGGGCATTGAGGAAAGCGGCAAACACGCCTGGTATCAGGATGACCAACCGCTGGCCCCCTGGGAAGG
Coding sequences within:
- the hybB gene encoding Ni/Fe-hydrogenase cytochrome b subunit, which gives rise to MSNTKPLGGRLVSWPVMLLAPFAVLCLLLIVKRLVFGLGNVSDLNGGYPWGIWIAFDLLVGTGLACGGWALAWAVYVFNRGQYHPLVRPALLASLFGYSLGGLSITIDVGRYWNLPYFYIPGHFNTNSVLFETAVCMTIYIGIVTLEFAPALLERLGWKKPLRLLNKAMFLIIALGALLPSMHQSSMGSLMIAAGYKVHPLWQSYELLPVFSLLTAAILGFSIVIFEGSLVQAGLRGRGVNETPLFTRLTRLTEIFLLLFIVLRVGEIIVRQKTAYLWHLDRFALSFWAEMALMLFPLVIFRWKRNRKDPRLLFLGALSMVCGAAFWRLNYALLAYNPGNGYAYFPTASELLISIGFVAIEVCAYILLIRLLPVLPEQHRHSENNETKNSGEVHEPTHHH
- the hybO gene encoding hydrogenase 2 small subunit, with amino-acid sequence MDRPLILPEGVSRRDFMKLCAALAATMGLSQKAAAEMTAAVVSAERPPVIWIGAQECTGCTESLLRSTHPTLENLLLNVISLEYHEVLSAAFGHQAEENKQRATERYKGRYVLVVDGSIPLKDGGIYCMVAGKPIVEHIREVAEHAAAVIAIGSCAAWGGVAASGVNPTGAVSLQEVLPGKTVINIPGCPPNPHNFLATVAHIITYQRPPALDTNNRPQFAYGRLIHENCERRPHFDAGRFAKQFGDEGHRQGWCLYHLGCKGPETWGNCSTLEFCDIGGGIWPVGIGHPCYGCNEKGVGFTKGISQLANVENPTPRSAKPEITSQEGGNISLTSVGLLGGVVGLVAGVSLMTVKELGRQRKDRQDPPEGE
- the hybC gene encoding hydrogenase 2 large subunit; translated protein: MSQRITIDPVTRIEGHLRIDCEIEEGKVVKAWSSGTMWRGMEEIVKGNDPRDAWMIVQRICGVCTTIHGLASVRAVENALRMEVPVNAQYIRNIISAAHSIHDHIVHFYQLSALDWVDVTSALKADPQKAADMLRGLSQWPLNSAAEFLAVQNKIKALVDSGQLGIFANGYWGHPAMTLPPEVNLIAVAHYLQALECQRDANRIVAVLGGKTPHIQNLAVGGVANPINLDSPGVLNLERLMYLKSFIDKLGDFIEQVYLVDTAIIAAHYPQWLTMGKGADCYLCVPELPVDRKSEHYLLPGGYLENGKFRPIATQQDAYLQQGIEESGKHAWYQDDQPLAPWEGLTRPNYTGWQEDGKYSWVKAPTFYGKTVEMGPLAWLQCSLQAGHQPTQQVFSQFTGMMKTLTGETLKTEQLESTLGRVVGRTVHACVLHQTLSQQWQALVTNIGTGDHETFIPPNIPATGEIRGVGFIEAPRGALSHWVVIKDGKIANYQAVVPSTWNAGPRNFNDEPGPYERALVGTPVSDPAKPLEVVRTIHSFDPCMSCAVHIVDATGGEVTRVKVL
- a CDS encoding MFS transporter, whose amino-acid sequence is MQPRKFDDIRFSSIHRRIMLWGSGGPFLDGYVLVIIGVALHQLTPILKLDAQWIGLLGAGTLAGLFIGTSLFGYISDRVGRRKMFLVDIAAIGLISIATMFVSTPVELLVMRVLIGIVIGADYPIATSMITEFSSTRQRAFAVGFIAAMWYVGATCANLVGFWLYDMVDGWRWMLGSAFIPCLIILIGRFDLPESPRWLLRKGRVKECEQMMLKLFGEPLVFDDEPQRETRFLQLFNKRHFPFVLFVAVIWTCQVIPMFAIYTFGPQIVGLLGWDQGKNAALGNVVISLFFMLGCIPAMYWLNSLGRRPLLIGSFAMMTGALAILGWVDHMQISLVVIAFAVYAFFSGGPGILQWLYPNELFPTDIRASAVGVIMSISRIGTVISTWALPVFIARYGISTVMLMGAFISLVGLAVSILFAPETKGLTLNETGKISLAIKSPLK
- the hybA gene encoding hydrogenase 2 operon protein HybA, with the protein product MNRRNFLKLASAGALLAGGTSSAQAAAENKPPIPGALGMLYDSTLCIGCQACVSECQRVNHTDAPHGDTYAYAGTEPTWSNNDKLSPYTNNIIQVWRNGKGEHKDRLADGYAYIKKQCMHCVDPNCVSVCPVQAMRKDPKTGIVHYNPDVCTGCRYCMVGCPFNVPKYDYDNPFGKIHKCELCNQKGVERLDKGELPGCVAVCPTGAVIFGTREELLDEAKRRLNGKAGENTRYPRQTIAHDSYEHPIAHYQPHIYGEKEGGGTQVLVLAGVPFDKLGLPALADLSTGARSEHVQHSLYKGMVLPFAALAGITFMVQRNMRNEQRKDKEDQDDE